The proteins below are encoded in one region of Phycisphaerae bacterium:
- a CDS encoding chloride channel protein translates to MSERSQTTFYHARILVLALLTGVGTGALALAFRSGVHGLQLFSNWLQVELGGFAWLTRLTMPALGGLVVGLLLYRYLRARCGHGVPVVIHSAAEDRPLDDLRMGAAAASSMITLGSGGSAGPEGPIVELGAVTGSYAWRWSRLEKRDIQVMMGCGAAAGMAAVFSAPIGGVMFVLEVVLRDFRIKTLAPVMLASVAASVVNEWAFGLEPAIYLPSIPVAGPRLLLLALPLAVLCAALSVLYMRSSQALYERVNRWSVPVWVKPSLGGLAVGCIAAFVPQVQGVGYDHIETLVGTSLPLFLVGIVVVAKLAATVLTLSSGCPGGAFAPALVMGAALGACIGGAMGFDRAAAGLLGMAGMIAGTFQAPLCALIIMMKLGHYELGLIVPLMCVAALSAWIVQRLVPGNMYDLSLLRRGLDLGAARGVRVLLEGRRAAEIMRRPVATFSFNASLGSMLDVVSRSGQESYPVVSEQGDLLGVVNMPTIRHALRTGSLDGLVLACDLLSPAPPVVHPDTELTEVWRLFQTCQATELLVAEPGPDGRVATQLVGWIREGDIL, encoded by the coding sequence ATGAGTGAACGAAGCCAAACTACGTTCTACCACGCCAGGATCCTGGTCTTGGCCCTGCTGACCGGTGTGGGCACCGGGGCTCTGGCGTTGGCCTTCCGCAGCGGGGTTCACGGTCTTCAGCTATTCAGCAACTGGCTACAGGTGGAGCTGGGCGGCTTTGCGTGGTTGACCCGGCTGACCATGCCCGCCCTGGGGGGCCTCGTCGTCGGCCTACTGCTCTACCGGTACTTGCGGGCTCGTTGCGGGCATGGCGTTCCGGTGGTGATCCACAGCGCCGCCGAGGACCGCCCGCTCGACGATCTCCGAATGGGTGCCGCGGCCGCGAGTTCCATGATTACGCTTGGCTCCGGTGGATCGGCGGGACCGGAAGGCCCGATCGTGGAGCTGGGTGCTGTAACTGGCTCGTACGCCTGGAGATGGAGTCGTTTGGAGAAGCGCGATATCCAGGTCATGATGGGCTGCGGGGCGGCCGCGGGCATGGCGGCGGTGTTCAGCGCGCCCATCGGTGGCGTCATGTTTGTACTCGAAGTTGTCCTTCGCGATTTCCGCATCAAGACATTGGCGCCGGTGATGCTCGCTAGCGTCGCGGCCAGTGTCGTGAATGAATGGGCGTTCGGTCTCGAGCCTGCCATCTACCTGCCTTCGATCCCGGTGGCCGGCCCGAGGCTGCTGCTACTGGCTCTGCCCTTGGCGGTGCTTTGTGCGGCCTTGAGTGTGCTCTATATGCGCTCATCGCAGGCCCTGTACGAGCGTGTGAATCGATGGTCGGTTCCGGTGTGGGTCAAACCGTCGCTGGGAGGCCTGGCCGTCGGGTGCATCGCCGCCTTCGTCCCGCAAGTTCAGGGTGTTGGCTACGACCACATCGAGACGCTCGTTGGCACCTCCCTGCCGCTGTTTCTGGTGGGTATCGTCGTCGTGGCCAAGCTGGCCGCCACCGTGTTGACCTTGTCGAGCGGATGCCCCGGCGGCGCGTTCGCACCTGCGCTCGTGATGGGCGCGGCCCTGGGCGCCTGTATCGGTGGAGCGATGGGCTTCGACCGAGCGGCCGCAGGTCTTTTGGGCATGGCCGGCATGATCGCGGGGACATTTCAAGCTCCGCTTTGTGCCCTGATCATCATGATGAAGCTGGGGCACTATGAGCTCGGCCTGATTGTCCCGCTGATGTGTGTGGCGGCCCTGTCCGCATGGATTGTGCAGCGGCTAGTGCCGGGGAACATGTACGACCTGAGTCTGCTGCGGCGGGGCTTGGACCTCGGGGCGGCTCGGGGGGTGAGGGTTCTTCTGGAGGGTCGCCGGGCGGCGGAGATCATGCGTCGGCCGGTAGCGACCTTCTCCTTCAACGCTTCTTTGGGATCGATGCTGGACGTCGTGTCACGCAGCGGGCAGGAGAGCTATCCCGTGGTGAGCGAGCAGGGTGATCTTCTGGGTGTGGTCAATATGCCCACCATCCGGCACGCCCTTCGGACCGGAAGTCTCGACGGTCTGGTGCTGGCCTGCGATCTCCTGTCGCCTGCCCCGCCGGTCGTACATCCGGATACCGAGCTCACGGAAGTCTGGCGATTGTTCCAGACTTGCCAGGCTACAGAGTTGCTTGTCGCCGAGCCAGGGCCGGATGGGCGCGTGGCTACCCAGCTGGTGGGGTGGATTCGCGAGGGAGACATCCTCTAA
- a CDS encoding sigma-70 family RNA polymerase sigma factor: MEAERIAEVIARAQQRDPGAFDVLIEAYSDRLYGYFYRLTGRRDDADDLLQDLFVRLVRRIGEYQHDGRFDAWLFRIATNLVRDRVRRARRARTTALDQDEGDEEAGLLARLPDPSAEDPGELVPRSEQVDRLQGAIERLSAGEREVIVLRHFSRMSFREIADVMGTPLGTALARAHRGLSRLRELMNDEEARKS; the protein is encoded by the coding sequence ATGGAAGCCGAACGAATCGCCGAGGTGATCGCCCGGGCCCAGCAGCGGGATCCTGGCGCCTTTGATGTGCTCATCGAGGCGTACAGCGACCGGTTGTATGGGTACTTCTACCGGCTGACGGGGCGGCGGGATGATGCTGATGACCTGCTTCAGGATCTTTTCGTGCGGCTGGTTCGGCGGATTGGCGAGTACCAGCACGATGGGCGATTCGACGCCTGGCTTTTCCGGATCGCCACCAACCTGGTCCGCGATCGGGTGCGGCGGGCGCGGCGGGCTCGGACGACGGCGTTGGATCAGGATGAGGGCGATGAGGAGGCGGGGCTGCTCGCTCGTTTGCCCGACCCGTCGGCCGAGGACCCTGGTGAACTGGTGCCCCGATCCGAACAGGTTGACCGGCTCCAGGGAGCGATTGAGCGGCTGTCGGCCGGCGAGCGAGAGGTGATCGTGCTGCGGCATTTCTCGCGGATGAGTTTTCGCGAGATCGCCGATGTGATGGGCACGCCATTGGGCACGGCGCTGGCTCGGGCCCATCGAGGGCTGAGCCGGCTGCGGGAACTGATGAACGACGAAGAGGCACGGAAGTCATGA
- a CDS encoding TGS domain-containing protein gives MALNLTPDYFEADRKYRQAHTPEEKLAALEEMLRTIPKHKASEKKQADIKRRISELREAPAKKKGAAVDPYHIPPQGGGQALLLGLPNSGKSSIVGCLTKAAVKITDFPFGTVLPVPGMAHHEDVPIELVDLPPLTPDHMPPGMLGAIRNTNALLLVVDLAADSVLEDVDTLLAILRSHGLQWDRASGDDEAGAAREDDVSEPGLAVGPHALIVCNKCDLPAAAANLEVLRELRTGPPPMMPVSALTGEGLKEMLAHLFGLLGVIRVYTKLPGKPPDREKPFVLPAGSTVGELARMIHKDIADHLKHARIWGEKVFNGQQVHATHVLDDRDVVELHT, from the coding sequence ATGGCCTTGAACCTGACTCCCGACTACTTCGAGGCGGACCGCAAGTATCGCCAGGCACACACGCCCGAGGAGAAGCTGGCCGCTCTCGAGGAAATGCTCCGGACCATACCCAAGCACAAGGCCAGCGAGAAGAAACAGGCGGATATCAAGCGGCGGATCAGCGAGCTTCGCGAGGCCCCGGCGAAGAAGAAAGGGGCCGCAGTCGATCCGTACCACATTCCGCCCCAAGGCGGCGGGCAGGCCCTGCTCCTCGGTCTGCCCAACAGCGGCAAGTCCTCGATCGTCGGGTGCCTGACCAAGGCCGCCGTCAAGATCACCGACTTCCCGTTTGGCACGGTCCTGCCCGTACCCGGCATGGCCCATCACGAGGATGTGCCCATCGAGTTGGTTGATCTGCCGCCGCTGACGCCCGACCACATGCCGCCGGGAATGCTGGGGGCGATCCGCAACACCAACGCCCTGCTGCTGGTAGTCGACTTGGCGGCCGACAGCGTACTCGAAGACGTCGACACGCTACTCGCCATCCTCCGATCCCACGGCCTGCAGTGGGATCGGGCCAGCGGCGACGACGAGGCCGGCGCCGCAAGGGAGGACGATGTATCTGAACCCGGCTTGGCTGTCGGTCCGCACGCCTTGATCGTGTGCAACAAATGCGACCTGCCCGCCGCGGCCGCCAACCTCGAGGTACTCCGTGAGCTGCGCACCGGCCCGCCACCGATGATGCCCGTCTCCGCCCTCACCGGCGAAGGACTCAAGGAGATGCTCGCCCACTTGTTCGGTCTGCTGGGCGTGATTCGTGTCTACACCAAACTACCGGGAAAACCGCCCGACAGAGAGAAACCGTTTGTCCTGCCGGCCGGCAGCACGGTCGGCGAACTGGCCCGGATGATCCACAAGGACATCGCCGATCACCTCAAGCATGCCCGCATCTGGGGCGAGAAGGTATTCAATGGCCAGCAGGTTCACGCCACCCATGTGCTCGACGATCGCGACGTCGTGGAACTGCACACCTGA
- a CDS encoding sigma-70 family RNA polymerase sigma factor, which produces MSNIRAIPADRTTSPAESDEERLVEGFVAGDRSAFDRLVDRYQARVAGMAYRLLGWPEDIDDVVQDVFVAVLKGLPSFRREARFSSWLTRIVVNTCRSQGRRRRLVLRWFPRLQAKEAVLDGLSHRTVAEQPPLADREVLDRVRAAVRQMPEIYREVVVLRYLEQMSCGEVAEVLAVSINTVEARLHRARKRLRELLGDLADDGERS; this is translated from the coding sequence ATGTCGAACATCCGGGCGATCCCAGCGGACCGCACGACCAGCCCCGCCGAGTCTGACGAGGAACGGCTCGTCGAAGGATTCGTGGCCGGGGACCGCTCGGCTTTTGACCGGCTGGTGGACCGTTATCAGGCCCGGGTGGCGGGGATGGCCTATCGGCTCCTAGGCTGGCCGGAGGACATCGACGACGTTGTGCAAGACGTGTTTGTCGCCGTTCTCAAGGGGTTGCCGAGCTTCCGCCGCGAGGCCCGGTTCTCGTCTTGGCTGACCCGGATCGTGGTCAATACCTGCCGGTCGCAAGGGCGTCGTCGCCGGCTGGTCTTGCGGTGGTTCCCGCGGCTGCAGGCGAAGGAGGCGGTCCTGGACGGGCTGAGCCACCGGACGGTGGCGGAGCAGCCGCCCTTGGCGGACCGCGAAGTGTTGGATCGCGTTCGGGCGGCTGTTCGGCAGATGCCGGAGATATATCGAGAGGTGGTCGTGTTGCGGTATCTCGAGCAGATGAGTTGCGGCGAGGTGGCGGAGGTTCTGGCGGTTTCGATCAATACGGTGGAGGCCCGGCTGCACCGGGCGAGGAAACGACTGAGGGAGTTGTTGGGTGATTTAGCGGATGATGGAGAGCGATCGTGA
- a CDS encoding 9-O-acetylesterase, with amino-acid sequence MKTTHSARIGKRLAVALILAGLSPAGARAEIRLPAVFGSHMVLQQDLPLTIWGWAQPEETVTVQFLTESEQVKANDRGEWRVTLAPADVGGPHTLTVSGSSTVKFEDVMVGEVWLCSGQSNMEMGVAACKDAEKEIADADHPGIRLLKVAKKWAPVPQQDIGGGWKPCSPKSVAEGGWGGFSAAAYYFGRELHRQLDVPVGLIDSSWGGTVIQTWTPPEGFAAVPALKADYERVQLGDPRTPLHQQRLEQVLAETQQWLEAARKALNDRGLVPPMPTYPGELQPPSDVQHATALYNGMIHPLCPFTLRGAIWYQGESNLGEGRHYTERMKALISGWRQLWGLDELPFYFVQIAPFNYGGNPETEALFWEAQRAAAEEIPNTGMVVINDISNLRDIHPNNKQDVGRRLALWALAKTYGRTNVVYSGPVYKAMSIEDDKIRVTFDHAGGGLASRDGQPLTWFEIIDAEEGGFVKAEAKIDGASVIVSSPEVKKPVAVRFAWSMLAEPNLMNAEGLPAGAFRAGNVPVRDPLVMNVPEARQYRLVYDLDLGKLGETINYDADHRAGITRSFDRIAYFVELTSGEDVKYLYVSMDAFTDDLGKIGVPTVASQASFQQNVANMNVFSNVQGIVTGTGLADGNIEFWPHNYAATNAAKVPQASSNVYDFGDQIADPVAGYGSMQVHNHKAKQTLFAINHWRAGQGADLGIGNRPKDNPDWTFSSNAGSYSAKRLRVLVRCK; translated from the coding sequence ATGAAAACAACACATTCCGCCCGTATCGGAAAGAGGCTCGCCGTCGCCCTCATCCTGGCCGGTCTGTCCCCCGCAGGGGCCAGAGCCGAGATCCGCCTGCCTGCGGTGTTCGGCAGTCATATGGTTCTGCAGCAGGACCTGCCGCTGACGATCTGGGGATGGGCTCAACCCGAGGAGACCGTCACCGTGCAGTTCCTCACCGAGAGCGAGCAGGTCAAGGCCAACGACCGCGGCGAGTGGCGGGTCACGCTTGCCCCGGCCGACGTCGGAGGCCCGCACACCCTGACGGTGAGCGGCTCCAGCACGGTCAAGTTCGAGGACGTCATGGTCGGCGAGGTGTGGCTGTGTTCCGGGCAATCCAACATGGAGATGGGAGTGGCCGCCTGCAAGGATGCAGAGAAGGAGATCGCCGACGCCGACCATCCGGGCATCCGCCTGCTGAAGGTGGCCAAGAAGTGGGCGCCCGTGCCGCAGCAGGACATCGGCGGTGGGTGGAAACCCTGCTCGCCCAAGTCCGTGGCCGAGGGCGGCTGGGGCGGCTTCTCGGCGGCGGCCTACTACTTTGGGCGTGAGTTGCACAGGCAACTCGATGTCCCCGTGGGTCTGATCGATTCCAGTTGGGGCGGCACGGTGATTCAAACCTGGACACCGCCCGAAGGCTTTGCGGCCGTCCCGGCGCTGAAGGCGGACTATGAACGGGTGCAACTCGGCGATCCGCGCACGCCGCTTCATCAGCAGCGGCTGGAGCAGGTTCTCGCGGAAACCCAGCAGTGGCTGGAGGCCGCCAGGAAGGCCCTGAACGACCGCGGGCTTGTTCCGCCCATGCCGACCTATCCGGGGGAGCTGCAGCCGCCGAGCGACGTCCAGCATGCGACGGCGCTCTATAACGGCATGATCCACCCGCTTTGTCCGTTCACCCTGCGCGGGGCCATCTGGTACCAGGGCGAATCCAACCTCGGCGAGGGCCGGCATTACACCGAGCGGATGAAAGCCCTGATCAGCGGCTGGCGGCAACTCTGGGGGCTGGACGAGTTGCCGTTCTACTTCGTCCAGATTGCACCATTCAACTACGGTGGCAACCCGGAGACCGAGGCCCTGTTCTGGGAAGCCCAACGGGCCGCCGCCGAGGAGATCCCGAACACCGGCATGGTCGTCATCAACGACATTTCCAACCTCCGCGACATCCATCCCAACAACAAGCAGGACGTCGGCAGACGACTTGCCCTATGGGCACTGGCCAAGACCTACGGGCGCACGAACGTGGTGTACTCCGGGCCGGTGTACAAGGCGATGAGTATCGAGGACGACAAGATCCGCGTGACGTTTGACCACGCCGGCGGCGGATTGGCCAGCCGCGACGGCCAGCCGCTGACTTGGTTTGAGATCATCGATGCCGAGGAGGGCGGCTTCGTCAAGGCCGAGGCCAAGATTGACGGGGCAAGCGTGATCGTTTCCTCGCCGGAAGTGAAGAAGCCGGTCGCGGTCCGATTCGCCTGGAGCATGCTCGCCGAACCCAACCTGATGAACGCCGAAGGCCTGCCCGCCGGGGCCTTCCGTGCCGGCAACGTGCCGGTTCGCGATCCGCTGGTGATGAACGTACCCGAGGCCAGACAATACCGATTGGTCTACGATCTCGATCTGGGCAAGCTCGGCGAGACCATCAACTACGATGCGGATCACCGTGCCGGGATCACCCGGTCCTTTGATCGAATCGCCTACTTTGTCGAGCTGACTTCCGGCGAAGATGTTAAATACCTCTACGTGTCCATGGATGCCTTCACCGACGACCTGGGCAAGATCGGCGTGCCGACGGTCGCCTCCCAGGCCAGCTTCCAGCAGAACGTGGCCAACATGAACGTCTTTTCCAACGTCCAGGGCATCGTTACCGGTACGGGCCTGGCCGATGGCAACATCGAATTCTGGCCGCACAATTATGCTGCCACCAACGCGGCCAAGGTGCCCCAGGCGTCGTCGAACGTGTACGATTTTGGTGACCAAATCGCCGACCCGGTGGCCGGCTACGGCTCGATGCAGGTCCACAACCACAAGGCGAAGCAGACACTTTTCGCGATCAACCACTGGCGGGCCGGGCAGGGCGCGGACCTCGGCATCGGCAACAGACCCAAAGACAATCCCGACTGGACGTTTTCCTCCAACGCAGGTTCATACTCCGCCAAGCGTCTCCGCGTGCTGGTGCGGTGCAAGTGA
- a CDS encoding LysM peptidoglycan-binding domain-containing protein translates to MRRDTTIAIGVAVLLIVLGTSYLVWGNRGSSANKPGGAAGSGDTSGATADQDKNGKPTLTGAAQKTATGGAPTLAKRPDSAAPTGPRTGGFDASSSPISPMVRDTAPLTPRPRPAETTIPGSGATGASGYGLTGSTGSTGFGGTATPLAGTSSPGSSFPDAARLPLGTGGSSTSFGRSSALTPGPMPRTATPTTPSVGVLPPAPGLSALPPSTRPSVGMTSPIRVGTVDPLATTTKTLDRSLTPSLTGPVDSTFKPALTTTGKTTTHVIQSGDTYSSLALKYLGHSKYANLIAKANPNIDPRRLRLGAKLNIPAAPETATGGSKDVASSATDSALKAATTTAKPLTATTARRVADPIPADRAYKVSANESWSSLARQCYGDSSRWIELYELNKDRVPRTRSFALPAGTIIELPAGVKINRPADEKKTDDKTTVKSS, encoded by the coding sequence ATGCGACGAGATACGACAATTGCCATCGGTGTGGCTGTCCTCTTGATTGTTCTTGGAACCAGTTATCTGGTTTGGGGCAACCGGGGCAGCTCGGCGAACAAGCCTGGGGGCGCCGCCGGCAGTGGCGACACGAGCGGAGCGACCGCCGACCAGGACAAGAACGGCAAGCCGACTCTGACCGGCGCGGCCCAGAAGACGGCCACCGGCGGAGCGCCCACGCTGGCCAAGCGTCCGGATTCGGCTGCTCCGACGGGGCCGAGGACCGGGGGCTTCGACGCGTCCTCTTCCCCGATTTCGCCGATGGTGCGAGACACGGCGCCGCTGACGCCGCGGCCCAGGCCGGCGGAAACGACGATCCCGGGAAGCGGCGCGACCGGAGCCTCGGGCTACGGCCTGACGGGCTCAACGGGCTCGACCGGCTTCGGCGGGACCGCCACCCCCCTGGCCGGGACTAGCTCACCGGGATCATCGTTCCCGGATGCCGCGAGATTACCGTTGGGCACAGGGGGCAGCTCGACCTCGTTTGGCAGATCCTCGGCCCTGACTCCTGGCCCGATGCCCAGAACCGCGACGCCGACGACCCCCTCGGTCGGGGTGTTGCCCCCCGCCCCCGGACTATCCGCGTTGCCGCCAAGCACCCGTCCGTCGGTGGGCATGACATCGCCCATCCGCGTCGGCACGGTTGATCCCTTGGCCACAACGACCAAGACCCTCGACAGATCCTTGACACCCTCGCTGACCGGCCCGGTCGATTCGACCTTCAAGCCTGCATTGACGACCACCGGCAAGACGACTACCCATGTCATCCAGTCCGGCGACACCTATTCCTCACTGGCCCTCAAGTACCTTGGTCATAGCAAGTATGCCAACCTGATTGCCAAGGCCAACCCCAACATTGATCCTCGCCGGCTGAGGCTCGGCGCCAAGCTGAATATCCCTGCGGCCCCTGAGACGGCCACAGGTGGGTCGAAGGACGTGGCCAGTTCGGCGACCGACTCCGCCTTGAAGGCCGCGACCACGACGGCCAAGCCACTTACCGCTACCACGGCCAGGAGGGTGGCAGACCCGATTCCGGCCGATCGAGCCTACAAGGTCTCGGCCAACGAGTCCTGGTCCTCTCTGGCCAGGCAGTGCTATGGAGACAGCTCCCGCTGGATCGAGTTGTACGAGCTGAACAAGGACCGCGTACCCAGAACGCGCAGTTTCGCGTTGCCGGCCGGTACGATCATCGAGCTGCCCGCAGGCGTGAAGATTAACAGGCCCGCGGACGAGAAGAAGACCGATGACAAGACGACCGTGAAATCCTCGTGA